One genomic region from Hoeflea algicola encodes:
- a CDS encoding acyl-CoA dehydrogenase C-terminal domain-containing protein — translation MPVFKAPVDDTLFILNDVLGYERYMNLPGFADASPDIVEAILQEGGRLSEEVLFPLNQSGDQEGCTRHDDATVSTPKGFKQAFKQYCEGGWLGLAAPAEFGGQGLPYVLHTAVSEYMISANLSLMMYPGLTQGAVAAINEHGTDAQKAKFLPKMIEGTWTGTMNLTEPHCGTDLGLLRTKAVPQDDGSYKISGQKIFISAGEHDMADNIIHLVLARIEGAPEGVKGISLFIVPKFMVGDDGSLGERNPVTCGSIEEKMGIHANSTCVMNYDEATGYLIGAENAGLKAMFVMMNEARLGVGLQGQAIGEIAYQNAVSYARERLQGRSLSGPKFPDKKADPIIVHPDVRRTLMTIRSFNEAGRAFMLWTALKSDVAHKSEVESDVQQADDLLSLVTPVVKGVLTDKGFDHAVMAQQMFGGHGYIEEWGMSQYVRDARIAMIYEGANGIQALDLVGRKLGLNGGRAVMAFFKEVGDFCEENRSNEELALYTKGLKKGLGDLQASTMWLMQNAMAKPDNAGAASADYMHLFGLVTLGYMWALMAKAAVEKRTSGADGKGEFLASKLLVGKFYMERIMPETALRKARIETGADTMMELAAEAF, via the coding sequence ATGCCAGTCTTCAAGGCGCCGGTCGACGACACACTTTTCATTCTCAACGATGTGCTCGGCTATGAGCGCTACATGAATTTGCCCGGTTTTGCCGATGCAAGCCCGGATATTGTCGAGGCCATCCTACAGGAAGGCGGCCGCCTGTCCGAGGAAGTGCTGTTTCCGCTCAACCAGAGCGGTGACCAGGAAGGCTGCACCCGGCATGACGACGCAACAGTGTCGACGCCGAAGGGTTTCAAGCAAGCTTTCAAGCAGTATTGCGAAGGCGGCTGGCTCGGGCTTGCAGCACCGGCGGAATTCGGCGGCCAGGGCCTGCCCTATGTGCTGCACACGGCGGTGTCGGAATACATGATCTCGGCCAACCTTTCGTTGATGATGTATCCGGGCCTGACCCAGGGCGCGGTCGCCGCAATCAACGAGCACGGCACCGACGCGCAAAAGGCCAAGTTCCTGCCGAAGATGATCGAGGGCACCTGGACAGGCACCATGAACCTGACCGAACCGCATTGCGGCACCGATCTGGGACTGTTGCGCACCAAAGCGGTGCCCCAGGACGATGGCAGCTACAAGATTTCCGGCCAGAAGATCTTCATCTCGGCCGGCGAGCACGACATGGCCGACAACATCATCCACCTGGTTCTTGCCCGCATCGAGGGTGCACCGGAAGGGGTGAAGGGCATTTCGCTTTTCATCGTGCCCAAATTCATGGTCGGCGACGACGGCTCGCTCGGTGAGCGCAATCCGGTCACTTGCGGCTCGATCGAAGAGAAAATGGGCATCCACGCCAATTCCACCTGCGTAATGAATTACGACGAAGCCACGGGCTATCTCATCGGCGCGGAAAACGCCGGACTGAAGGCGATGTTCGTGATGATGAACGAAGCCCGTCTCGGGGTTGGCCTGCAGGGACAGGCAATCGGTGAAATCGCCTATCAGAACGCCGTCAGCTATGCCCGCGAACGGCTGCAAGGCCGATCGCTTTCCGGCCCCAAGTTCCCCGACAAGAAGGCCGACCCGATCATCGTGCATCCGGATGTGCGACGCACGCTGATGACCATTCGTTCGTTCAATGAAGCCGGCCGCGCCTTCATGTTGTGGACTGCACTCAAATCCGATGTCGCCCACAAATCCGAGGTCGAAAGCGACGTGCAGCAAGCCGACGACCTGCTCAGCCTGGTCACTCCGGTGGTCAAGGGCGTGCTCACCGACAAGGGCTTTGACCATGCGGTTATGGCGCAACAGATGTTCGGTGGCCACGGCTACATTGAAGAATGGGGCATGAGCCAATATGTCCGCGATGCCCGTATCGCCATGATCTATGAGGGCGCCAACGGCATCCAGGCGCTCGATCTTGTGGGCCGCAAGCTCGGCCTCAATGGCGGTCGCGCGGTGATGGCGTTCTTCAAGGAAGTTGGCGATTTCTGCGAAGAGAACCGTTCCAACGAGGAACTGGCGCTCTATACCAAGGGGCTCAAGAAGGGGCTTGGCGATCTGCAGGCCTCGACCATGTGGCTGATGCAGAACGCGATGGCCAAGCCCGACAATGCCGGTGCTGCCTCGGCCGATTACATGCACCTGTTCGGACTTGTGACGCTCGGATACATGTGGGCGCTGATGGCCAAGGCAGCTGTCGAAAAACGTACCAGCGGCGCCGATGGCAAGGGGGAATTCCTCGCCTCCAAACTGCTGGTCGGCAAGTTCTACATGGAGCGGATCATGCCGGAGACGGCGTTGCGCAAGGCTCGCATCGAGACCGGCGCCGACACCATGATGGAACTGGCCGCAGAAGCGTTTTGA
- a CDS encoding MerR family transcriptional regulator — translation MADTSADQDEPVYKIGDLAQEFEVTLRTLRFYEDKGLLKPTRVGVTRLFTRRDRARLKLIMLGKRVGFSLTEVKRMIDLYDPRGKNVTQLKVALDKGEAQMRVLEEQRDSIHTAIEELERTIAMVRNMLEDSA, via the coding sequence ATGGCGGACACCAGCGCAGACCAGGATGAACCGGTCTACAAGATCGGCGACCTGGCCCAGGAATTCGAGGTCACATTGCGGACCTTGCGATTTTACGAGGACAAGGGCCTGCTCAAGCCGACCCGCGTTGGCGTCACGCGGTTATTTACCAGACGCGACCGCGCCCGGCTTAAACTGATCATGCTCGGCAAGCGGGTCGGCTTTTCGCTGACCGAAGTAAAACGGATGATCGATCTGTATGATCCGCGCGGCAAGAATGTCACCCAGCTCAAGGTGGCCCTCGACAAGGGCGAAGCACAAATGCGGGTGCTCGAGGAACAGCGGGACAGCATTCACACGGCGATCGAGGAGCTTGAACGCACGATTGCCATGGTCAGGAATATGCTGGAGGATTCGGCCTGA